The following are encoded in a window of Impatiens glandulifera chromosome 5, dImpGla2.1, whole genome shotgun sequence genomic DNA:
- the LOC124939688 gene encoding RING-H2 finger protein ATL14-like, whose translation MEVATVGMLVCVGTALFAGTHLCATWKIFIGESEEDLLSPAADELPPEYAYEEEDDESVVVECAVCLERYRAGEKCRLLPGCNHSFHSQCIDPWLIKTPICPICRSSCMPSKI comes from the coding sequence ATGGAAGTGGCAACAGTTGGGATGTTGGTATGCGTAGGGACTGCCCTTTTTGCGGGTACTCACTTATGCGCGACATGGAAGATCTTCATCGGAGAATCCGAAGAAGATCTTCTGTCACCTGCGGCGGATGAACTGCCGCCGGAGTATGCTTAcgaagaagaggatgatgaaAGTGTAGTAGTAGAGTGTGCAGTGTGTTTGGAGAGGTATAGGGCGGGTGAGAAATGCAGGCTGCTTCCTGGCTGTAATCATAGCTTTCATTCACAATGCATTGATCCATGGCTTATCAAGACACCAATATGCCCCATTTGCAGATCATCTTGCAtgccttcaaaaatttga
- the LOC124937823 gene encoding ribosome biogenesis protein BOP1 homolog — protein sequence MAKKTTKKTKEVDPVLNVVEEAPSEHTEDESLSEDESYVVTESESESESEDVVVSDDDEEITEPNSNNSTDDNKSDVVVHGDIYDNNDDIGSEDGSGSDDSREVVEESDSSEDEVAPRNTVGDVPLEWYGEEEHIGYDLSGKKIKKKERQDKLTTFLANADDTQNWRRFYDEYNGETVELTKHEVKLISRIIEGKAPHSDFDPHQNYVDWFAWKDSNHPLSNAPEPKRRFIPSKWESKKVVELVRAIRKGSIKFDKPKEEPKYYNLWEDDTSSERNHGLAYIPAPKQKLPGHEASYNPSLEYIPTQEEINSYQLMFEEDRPKFIPKRFASLRSVPAYENAVSETFERCLDLYLCPRARKKRINIDPESLKPKLPSRKDLKPYPTVCYLEYKGHTDAVTSISTDPSGQWIASGSSDGTARIWDVETTRCIKVWELGEPVKHISWNPEHSLPLLAVTLGHTVVILNTGLGFNDEQKNIKELLNLETPTKSDDSDNVASFVSWAKDEKHDGIVLTHFKSVSSTEWHRKGDYFSTVMPSGESKAILIHQLTKKLTQRIPFKLHGLPVSSAFHPTRSVFFVSTKKNIRVYDLLKQKLIKKLETGMREVSSIAIHPAGDNLIVGSREGKMCWFDMDLSSKPYRILKCHQKDITNVAFHRKYPLFASCSDDCTAYVFHGTVYSDLNQNPLIVPLEILRGHSTSRGRGVMDCKFHPRQPWLFTAGADSLIRLYCH from the exons ATGGCCAAGAAGACGACGAAGAAGACTAAGGAAGTTGATCCTGTTCTTAACGTAGTAGAGGAAGCTCCTTCTGAACACACTGAAGATGAG AGCCTGTCAGAAGACGAGAGTTACGTTGTAACAGAATCTGAATCTGAATCAGAATCAGAAGACGTTGTGGTTTCAGATGATGATGAG GAGATAACGGAGCCAAACAGTAACAATAGTACAGATGATAATAAAAGCGACGTCGTTGTTCATGGTGATATTTATGACAATAATGATGATATTGGTTCAGAAGATGGAAGTGGAAGTGATGACAGTCGTGAAGTAGTTGAAGAAAGTGATTCATCTGAAGATGAG GTTGCCCCTCGTAATACAGTTGGCGATGTTCCTTTGGAGTGGTATGGAGAGGAGGAACATATTGGATATGATCTATCAGGGAAGAAGATTAAGAAGAAGGAGAGACAAGATAAACTGACTACTTTCCTTGCTAATGCCGATGACACACAAAACTG GCGCAGGTTTTATGATGAGTATAATGGTGAAACGGTGGAGCTGACGAAACATGAGGTTAAACTTATTAGTAGAATTATTGAAGGGAAGGCACCACATTCTGATTTTGATCCTCATCAG AATTATGTTGATTGGTTTGCATGGAAAGATTCGAATCATCCCCTTTCAAATGCACCAGAACCAAAAAGGCGATTCATCCCTTCAAAATGGGAGAGTAAGAAG GTTGTGGAGTTGGTGAGGGCAATCCGAAAGGGTTCAATTAAATTTGATAAGCCCAAAGAAGAACCAAAGTATTATAACTTGTGGGAAGATGATACCAGCTCTGAAAGAAATCATGGGTTGGCTTACATTCCTGCACCAAAACAAAAGTTACCAG GACATGAAGCATCATATAACCCTTCTTTGGAATATATTCCAACCCAAGAGGAAATCAACTCTTATCAGCTTATGTTTGAGGAGGACCGGCCTAAGTTTATTCCAAAAAG ATTTGCATCTTTGAGAAGTGTCCCTGCATATGAGAATGCTGTTAGCGAGACATTTGAGCGCTGTTTGGACCTATATTTGTGCCCCAGAGCTCGTAAGAAACGA ATTAATATAGACCCGGAGTCTTTGAAGCCAAAATTACCTAGCCGCAAAGATCTTAAGCCTTACCCTACTGTATGCTATCTCGAGTATAAAGGTCATACGGATGCAGTTACAAGTATTTCTACTGACCCTTCAGGCCAGTGGATTGCATCTG GTTCAAGTGATGGAACTGCACGAATCTGGGATGTTGAAACTACTAGATGTATTAAGGTCTGGGAGCTTGGTGAACCTGTCAAGCATATTTCATGGAATCCTGAGCATAGTCTTCCTCTGTTGGCAGTTACTTT GGGACATACTGTTGTTATTTTGAACACTGGGCTTGGATTTAATGATGAGCAAAAGAATATTAAAGAACTGTTGAATCTTGAGACACCCACGAAATCAGACGACTCTG ACAATGTTGCATCATTTGTTAGCTGGGCTAAAGATGAAAAGCATGATGGAATTGTCTTAACGCATTTTAAG TCTGTATCGTCAACGGAATGGCATCGAAAAGGAGACTATTTCTCAACTGTTATGCCTTCTG GTGAATCCAAAGCAATATTGATCCACCAGCTAACAAAGAAACTAACTCAAAGAATTCCATTCAAACTCCATGGGCTTCCAGTTTCATCTGCTTTCCATCCAACCCGATCTGTATTTTTTGTGTCCACGAAGAAGAATATTCGCGTTTATGATCTACTGAAgcaaaaactaattaagaagCTGGAAACTGGAATGCGTGAAGTTTCTTCTATTGCAATTCATCCTGCAg GTGATAATCTTATTGTTGGTAGTAGAGAAGGGAAAATGTGTTGGTTTGATATGGACCTTTCATCAAAGCCTTACAGAATACTAAA GTGTCATCAGAAGGATATAACAAATGTGGCGTTTCATCGAAAATATCCATTGTTTGCTTCGTGCTCCGACGACTGTACGGCGTATGTTTTCCATGGTACAGTTTATTCTGATCTGAATCAGAACCCGCTAATTGTTCCTCTAGAGATTCTTCGAGGGCATTCGACTTCAAGAGGAAGAGGAGTGATGGACTGTAAGTTCCATCCTAGGCAACCATGGCTGTTTACTGCAGGAGCGGACTCTCTTATAAGATTATACTGTCACTAA
- the LOC124940314 gene encoding WEB family protein At1g75720, which produces METEPSPQSPHHSESDPINNNSSSSSFSVDTSRPFSSVKEAVAIFGEKLISGELYSYPKPLLPSSTPRRLPSLSFSEIQPASYEDDTPRNLTYYYYTNGFKNGDSAIVDAVRRIEADLEQTKTELRILKMRESETEVILASLNAELHRSMSIIAKAEAVEAAMAAKERENINGGGMREKAATLGQILNCREEERFSLKNNKNKKKMKKPIVPLLLLRDLFSRKKKGI; this is translated from the coding sequence ATGGAAACTGAACCTTCTCCTCAATCCCCTCACCACTCAGAGTCAGATCCAATTAACAAcaactcctcctcctcctccttctctgTCGACACCTCCCGTCCCTTCTCCTCCGTCAAAGAAGCCGTCGCCATCTTCGGTGAGAAACTCATCTCCGGCGAACTCTACTCCTATCCCAAACCTCTCCTCCCTTCCTCTACTCCCAGGCGCCTACCTTCCTTATCCTTTTCCGAGATTCAACCTGCTTCTTATGAAGATGATACTCCGAGGAACCtcacttattattattacacCAACGGATTTAAAAACGGCGATTCGGCGATCGTAGATGCTGTAAGGAGGATCGAAGCGGATCTGGAGCAGACTAAAACAGAATTAAGGATTTTGAAGATGAGAGAAAGTGAAACAGAGGTGATTTTAGCGTCATTGAACGCGGAGCTACATAGAAGCATGTCGATTATAGCGAAAGCAGAAGCGGTTGAGGCTGCAATGGCGGCTAAGGAGAGGGAAAATATTAATGGCGGTGGAATGAGAGAGAAAGCGGCGACATTAGGTCAGATACTGAACTGTAGGGAAGAAGAAAGGTTTTCTTTGAAgaataataagaataagaagaagatgaagaagccGATTGTGCCATTGCTGCTGCTTCGCGATTTGTTCTCGAGGAAGAAGAAAGGTATttga
- the LOC124939769 gene encoding uncharacterized protein At4g06598, with amino-acid sequence MANAKGTSIRTVAYNGKQSLLPPKSPFPSISPSYADYAPVKNSKPTHHQRTSSESQMEEQPSWLDDLLNEPESPVRRGGHRRSSSDSFAHFKLDATSGSNFDYAVQDEFNFNNMVSVPSWGAREFDHYAMRPAPYYVEPIPVGKPRNRAVNPRTHSVRPLSAKENIGVQISGSSFASHEGDRVPSSGSEKQNSGESVLNDQKAASDKDSKSSASETETKRAKQQFAQRSRVRKLQYIAELERNVQVLQAEGSEVSAELGFLSQQNLILSMENKALRQRLDNLAQEQLIKHLEHEMLEREMGRLQGLYQLQQQQQQQQASSSHKRSNSKDLDKQFASLSLMKQDGNLATDPVSR; translated from the exons ATGGCTAATGCAAAAGGAACATCGATCAGAACTGTAGCTTACAATGGAAAACAATCTTTACTTCCACCTAAGAGTCCATTTCCGAGCATTTCTCCATCTTATGCTGACTATGCTCCagttaaaaattcaaaaccaaCTCATCATCAACGTACTTCATCTGAGAGTCAGATGGAAGAACAGCCTTCTTGGCTTGATGACTTACTTAATGAACCGGAATCGCCTGTAAGGAGAGGAGGTCATCGACGTTCTTCTAGTGATTCGTTTGCTCATTTTAAATTGGATGCAACTAGTGGTTCTAACTTTGACTATGCAGTTCAGGATgagtttaattttaacaatatggTTTCTGTTCCTTCTTGGGGTGCTCGTGAGTTTGATCACTATGCTATGAGGCCTGCACCTTACTATGTGGAACCTATTCCTGTTGGTAAACCTAGGAATCGAGCTGTAAATCCTAGAACACATTCAGTTCGACCTCTATCTGCCAAAGAAAATATTGGTGTTCAAATCTCTGGATCGTCATTTGCTTCACATGAAGGAGATAGGGTACCATCTAGTGGAAGTGAGAAGCAGAATTCTGGTGAATCTGTTCTGAATGATCAAAAAGCTGCTTCTGATAAGGATTCTAAGTCTTCTGCATCAGAAACCGAGACTAAGCGTGCCAAGCA GCAATTTGCTCAACGTTCACGTGTGCGTAAACTTCAATACATAGCTGAGCTGGAGAGAAATGTTCAAGTCTTACAG GCTGAAGGGTCTGAAGTATCTGCTGAACTTGGATTTCTTAGCCAGCAGAATCTTATCCTAAGCATGGAAAATAAAGCCCTGAGGCAGCGGTTGGATAATTTAGCCCAGGAGCAGCTTATTAAGCACT tgGAGCATGAAATGTTAGAGAGAGAGATGGGAAGGCTACAAGGGTTGTACCAGCTACAGCAGCAACAGCAGCAGCAACAAGCATCGTCTAGCCATAAACGAAGCAACAGCAAAGATCTGGATAAGCAGTTTGCAAGCCTTTCTTTAATGAAACAGGATGGCAATTTGGCCACTGACCCAGTAAGTAGATAA
- the LOC124937501 gene encoding cleavage and polyadenylation specificity factor subunit 3-I, which produces MASTGPPIPSSLKRINSTATREGDQLIITPLGAGSEVGRSCVYMTYKGKTVLFDCGIHPAYSGMAALPYFDEIDPSTIDVLLVTHFHLDHAASLPYFLEKTTFKGRVFMTHATKAVYKLLLSDYVKVSKVSVEDMLFDEQDILRSMDKIEVIDFHQTLEVNGIRFWCYTAGHVLGAAMFMVDIAGVRVLYTGDYSREEDRHLRAAEMPQFSPDVCIIESTYGIQLHQSRHVREKRFTDIIHSTVSQGGRVLIPAFALGRAQELLLILDEYWSAHPELHNIPIYYASPLAKRCMAVYQTYINSMNDRIRNQFANSNPFDFKHISPLKSIESFNDVGPCVVMASPGGLQSGLSRQLFDRWCADRKNTCLIPGYVIEGTLAKTIITEPKEVTLMNGLTSPLNMQVHYISFSAHADYAQTSSFLKELMPPNIVLVHGEATQMARLKQNLISLFADSNTKIASPKNCQSVEMYFNSDKMAKTIGKLAEKIPETSETVSGLLVKKGFTYQVIAPEDLHVFSQLSSANLIQRITIPYSGAFTVLKYRMKQIYESVESSVDEELSVPTLVVHERVTVKQDSENHVSLHWTADPISDMVSDSIVALVLNISRDMPKVTEIESEFSEEENRKKSDRICNALLVSLFGDVKAGENGKLVIRVDGNVAQLDKSSGEVESDNNGLKERVGAVFKRIQNAVKPIPPSSS; this is translated from the exons ATGGCTTCAACAGGTCCACCGATTCCTTCATCTCTGAAGAGAATCAATTCGACAGCGACGAGAGAAGGAGATCAGTTGATAATTACCCCGTTAGGAGCAGGAAGTGAAGTCGGCCGGTCTTGCGTTTACATGACCTACAAAGGCAAAACTGTTTTG TTTGACTGTGGGATTCATCCTGCTTATTCTGGAATGGCTGCCTTACCATACTTCGATGAAATTGACCCGTCCACCATTGATGTTCTGCTTGTCACTCA CTTTCACTTGGATCATGCTGCCTCTCTTCCGTATTTTTTGGAGAAG ACTACTTTTAAGGGGAGAGTCTTCATGACACATGCAACTAAGGCTGTTTATAAATTGCTTTTGTCTGACTACGTTAAAGTTAGCAAAGTTTCAGTTGAAGACATGTTGTTTGATGAGCAAGATATACTTCGTTCCATGGATAAAATTGAG GTTATTGACTTTCATCAGACTTTAGAAGTAAATGGTATCCGCTTTTGGTGCTATACTGCTGGCCATGTCCTTGGTGCTGCCATGTTTATGGTGGACATAGCTGGTGTCAGGGTCCTCTACACCGGTGACTATTCACGCGAGGAAGATCGTCATCTCCGAGCAGCTGAGATGCCACAGTTCTCGCCCGATGTTTGCATTATTGAATCTACTTATGGCATTCAACTTCACCAGTCACGACATGTCCGAGAAAAAAGATTCACTGATATCATTCATTCTACTGTTTCTCAAGGTGGCCGTGTTCTAATACCTGCATTTGCCCTTGGCCGTGCCCAAGAACTTCTTTTGATCCTTGACGAGTATTGGTCTGCCCATCCCGAGCTTCACAATATTCCTATATATTACGCCTCACCTCTTGCGAAGAGATGCATGGCTGTCTACCAAACTTACATCAACTCAATGAACGATAGAATCAGAAACCAATTCGCCAATTCAAATCCTTTTGATTTCAAGCACATATCGCCCCTGAAAAGCATCGAGAGTTTTAATGACGTGGGTCCCTGTGTTGTTATGGCCAGTCCTGGTGGGCTTCAAAGTGGGTTATCCCGACAGCTGTTTGATAGATGGTGCGCTGATAGAAAAAATACCTGTCTCATACCAGGTTATGTAATTGAAGGGACACTGGCGAAAACCATTATAACTGAACCGAAAGAAGTCACTCTCATGAATGGACTTACGTCTCCTCTTAATATGCAGGTCCATTACATTTCCTTCTCGGCTCATGCTGATTATGCACAAACCAGCAGTTTCTTAAAAGAGCTTATGCCGCCCAACATAGTTCTTGTTCATGGAGAAGCTACCCAGATGGCAAGGCTGAAACAGAATCTCATCTCCCTGTTCGCGGACTCTAACACCAAAATCGCTTCGCCAAAGAACTGCCAGTCGGTTGAAATGTACTTCAATTCAGACAAAATGGCTAAAACAATTGGAAAGCTAGCCGAGAAGATTCCAGAGACCAGTGAAACTGTCTCTGGTCTTTTAGTAAAGAAGGGTTTCACCTACCAGGTTATTGCCCCTGAAGATCTTCATGTATTTTCTCAGCTATCTTCAGCTAATCTAATCCAAAGGATTACCATTCCTTACTCTGGTGCCTTTACGGTACTAAAATACAGGATGAAGCAGATATACGAGAGTGTTGAATCTTCTGTGGATGAGGAATTGTCGGTTCCTACTTTAGTAGTGCATGAAAGAGTGACGGTTAAGCAAGATTCTGAAAACCATGTATCACTTCATTGGACTGCTGATCCTATTAGTGACATGGTATCAGACTCGATTGTTGCCCTAGTACTAAATATTAGCCGGGATATGCCCAAAGTAACGGAAATTGAATCCGAATTTAGTGAAGAGGAAAATAGGAAAAAGTCAGATAGAATCTGTAACGCCCTTCTTGTTTCACTCTTTGGCGATGTGAAGGCCGGGGAGAACGGTAAGCTTGTTATAAGAGTGGATGGAAACGTTGCACAACTCGATAAATCTAGTGGCGAAGTTGAAAGTGACAATAACGGTCTAAAGGAGCGAGTAGGAGCAGTGTTCAAGCGAATTCAAAATGCGGTCAAACCCATCCCACCCTCTTCCTCCTAG